CGGACCGGCGGGTCGTCCCGGTCGTGCGCCGCCTGCTCGCGGACGACGTCACGCCCGTAGGGCTGTACCGCACGCTCGCGCAGGGCCGCCCGGGCACGTTCGTGCTCGAGTCGGCCGAGTCCGACGGCACGTGGTCGCGCTACTCGTTCGTCGGGGTCCGCTCGCGCGCCACGCTCACCTCGCGCGACGGCCGTGCGGTGTGGACGGGTGACGTGCCCGTGGGCGTCCCGCTCGACGGCGCCCCCCTCGACGTCCTCGCCGGGACGCTCGAGGTCCTGCGGACGCCCGCCGTCCCCGGCCTGCCGCCGCTCACGGGCGGGCTGGTCGGCGCGCTCGGCTGGGACATCGTCCGGCAGTGGGAGCCGACGCTGCCCGCCGAGGCGCCCGACGAGCTGGGCGTCCCCGAGCTCACGCTGTGCCTCGCGAGCGACCTGGCGGTCGTCGACCACGTCGACGGGTCGGTCTGGCTCGTGGCGAACGCCATCAACTTCGACGACACCGACGAGCGCGTCGACGAGGCCCACGCCGACGCCGTCGCGCGCCTCGACGCGATGCAGGCCGCGCTGGCGACCCCCGCGCCCCCCGCGACCGCGGTGCTCGCCGACCTCGCCGAGCCCGAGCTCGAGTTCCGCTCGACCCGCGAGGAGTTCGAGCAGGCGGTGCGCGTGGGCCAGGAGGCGATCCGCGACGGCGAGGTCTTCCAGATCGTCCTCTCGCAGCGCCTCGACCTCGACTGCCCGGCGGCCCCGATCGACGTCTACCGGGTCCTGCGGACGATCAACCCGAGCCCCTACATGTACTACCTGCAGCTGCAGGACGCCGACGGCGGCGACTTCGCGGTCGTCGGCTCGAGCCCGGAGACTCTCGTCAAGGTCACGGAGGGGCGCGTCGTGACGTTCCCCATCGCCGGGTCCCGGCCCCGCGCCGCGACGCCCGAGGCGGACCGCGAGCTCGGCGAGGAGCTGCTCGCCGACCCGAAGGAGCGGGCCGAGCACATCATGCTCGTCGACCTGTCGCGCAACGACCTCGTGAAGGTGTGCGAGCCGTCGAGCGTCGAGGTCCTCGAGTTCATGGCGGTCAAGCGCTTCAGTCACATCATGCACATCTGCTCGACGGTCGTCGGGCAGCTCCGCGCGGGCGCCACGGCTCTGCAGACCCTCACGGCGACCTTCCCCGCCGGCACGCTCTCGGGGGCCCCGAAGCCCCGGGCGATCGCCCTCATCGACGAGATCGAGCCCGCGCGGCGCGGGATCTACGGCGGGACCGTCGGGTACTTCGACCTCGCGGGCGACATGGACATGGCGATCGCGATCCGCACCGCGCTCATCCGCGACGGCCGGGCCTCCGTCCAGGCCGGCGGTGGCATCGTGGCCGACTCGGTGCCCGCGCTGGAGTACGAGGAGTCGCGCAACAAGGCCGCGGCTGCCGTCCGCGCCGTGCAGGTCGCGGCCCGGCTCCGGCCGGCGACCGGTGGCTGACGCGGGCCCCGGCGCGCCGGGGGGCACGGGGGACCGGGCGGGACGCGCGCCCGACGGCGCCACGCCCGACGCCGGCGCGCCCGCCGGGACGCCGTCCGGCGCGCACGAACCGGACCCGGCCACGACCGCGGCGAAGCCAGGGGCGCGACGGCGCGGGCGCACCGCGGGCCTGCTGGTCCTCGCCGCGCTCCTGACCGCCGCGTCGAGCGTGCCGGTCTGGTTGCGGGCGACCGGCTCGAGCGCCGTCCGGGGAGAGGTCGACGTCCCGGTGACGGGCACGCAGGCGGCCCCGGCGGTGCTGGCCGCCGCCGTCGCCCTGCTCGCGGCCGCCGCTGCGGTCGGGCTCGTCGGTCGCGTCGGCCGGTGGGTCGTCGCGGGCGTCGTCGCGGCGGCCGGGGCCACCGTGGTCGTCTCCGCGCTCACGGTGCTCGGCGACCCCCAGGGCGCCGCGCGCACGGTCGTCGCCGCGGTGACCGGCGTCGGTGCGCTCGCGGGCCCGGCGACCCCGACGCCCTGGCCCGTGGTCGCGGTCGTCGTCGGCGTCCTCGACCTGCTCGCCGCGGCCGTCGTCGTGGTGTCGTCGCGACGCTGGGCCGCGCCGACGGCCCGGTACGGGACCGCCGAGGCGCGCGGCCGGGGGACCGCCGCCCCGCCGCCGGGCCCCGACGACGACCGCTCGGCGTGGGACGCGCTCAGCCGGGGCGACGACCCGACCTGACGGGAGCCGTCGTCGGGCGGCCCCGGACCCCTGTCCCGCGGGTCACCCGGACGAGCGCCCGCGCACCGGCCCGCCCCGCCCGGGCACGCGTCCAGCCTGCTCAGCAGCGGCGTTCCGCTAGGGTTGACCGCAGAAACACGATCGAAAGGCGCTGGCATGGCCGAGCACTCCGTCGAACGCCGGCACACCGGCTCGACCCCCACCGGGACCCACTCCAACGAGGTCGCGTACCTCCCGCTGAGCAGCCCTCCGCGCAACCACGGCCACACCACCGCAGCCTGGACGCTCGTCGTCCTCGTCCTGGTCGGCTTCACGATCTCGGCGCTCGCCGTGACGTTCGCCGTCGTCTGGCTCTTCTGGGCCGGCCTGGGCGTGTGCCTCCTCGGCATCATCGCCGGCAAGGTGCTCCAGGCCATGGGCCACGGGCAGGGCGGGGCAGCGACCCTCGCGAAGCAGTCCGGCTCCGGTCACTGACACCCCTGAGCCCGCGCACGACCCCCGACCCGGCGGACCCCCCGCCCGGCCCGACCCCTGGAGAGAGCGATGTCGACCCCGAACGAGCCGCAGGACCCGTACGCCGCCGGCAACCAGCCCGAGCAGCCGACGACCCCCGGCTCGCCCCAGTACCCGTCCGCCCCGCAGTACGGCGCGCCGCAGTCCGGCGGCTACCCGCAGGCGCCGCAGTACGGCAACGCGCCCGCGTACGGCGGCGGCTACGGCGGCACCTACCCGAAGAACAACCTCGGGGTGTGGGCGCTCGTCCTGGGCATCGTCTCGTTCTTCCTCTGCTCGATCCTCACCGGCATCCCGGCGATCATCGTCGGCAACAAGGGCCGCAAGGCCGCCGCCGCCGGTGAGGCGAACAACGGCGGGCTCTCGCTCGCGGGCGTCATCCTCGGTTGGGTCTCGGTCGCGTTCTTCATCCTGACGCTCATCTGGCTCTTCGCGCTCGGCGGCTTCGCGGCGTACATGGAGAGCATCGACCAGCTCAGCACGAGCACCTACTGAGCGAGGACCTGCCGGTGCACGGCACCGTCCGACCGCACGGCCCGGCTCTCCACGCAGGGCCGGGCCGTGCGTCGTCGTGGGGCGCGGGACGGTCCCGCGGCAGGGCGGTGCTCCCGCCGCTCGCCGTCGGGGGGCTCACGGCTGCGGCGGTGCTCGTCGTGGGGTCGGTGGACCCGCACCGGCCGGGCAGCTACGGGGTGTGCCCGGTGTACGCGCTCACGGGCATGCTCTGCGCCGGCTGCGGCGGGCTGCGGGCCACGCACGACCTCGCGCACGGTGACCTCGCGGGCGCGTGGGCCATGAACCCGCTGTGGGTCCTGCTCGTCCCGGTGCTGGTCGCCGCCTGGGCGACGTGGCTCGCGCGGCGCTGGCGAGGCGTGCCGGACCCCGCACCGGGGCCGGCGGGCCCGGCCGGCGCGGCGCGGACGACCCGGCGCGCGGCACCCGGGGTCCTCCTCGTCGTCGTGCTCGTCTACTCGGTCGCGAGGAACGTCCCGGCGCTCGCTCCCTGGCTGGCGCCGTGACGAGCCCCGCCGAGCCGTGCCGGGGACCGCTCGGTGCGCCGGTAGAATCGCGCCGCCCCGTCCGCACCACCGTGAGGAACCACCATGACGACGCCCGTTGAGCCGACGCCCGACGAGCGGGCGACAGGGCCGGCGGCTCCGTCCGGGCCGTCGGGCTCCGCTCCGGACGCCGCACCCGTGGACCTCTCGAAGCCGCGCGCGGCCGAGCAGCAGCCCGCCGCACCCGGCGCCGAGCCCGCCGCACCCGGCGTCCAGCCCGCGCCGTACGGCGCCGCCGCGCCGCCGTACCCCGCGCCGGCGCCCTACCCCGCGCAGCCGTACGCGGGTCAGCCCTACCCGGGTCAGCCGTACCCCGGCCAGCCCTACCCGGGCCAGCCGTACCCGCCGGCGTACGCGTACCCGAAGAACCAGCTCGGCGTCTGGTCGCTCGTGCTCGGGATCGTCGGCATCGTGGTGGGCTGCGTGTTCCTCACCGGCATCCCGGCGGTCATCCTGGGCAACAACGCCAAGCGGGCCGTCGCCGCGGGGGAGGCCAACAACCTCGGCGTGGCCCAGGCGGGCATCGTGCTGGGCTGGATCTCGATCGCGCTCGGCGTGGTGGCCGTCGGCTTCTTCGTCCTCTACCTCGTCGGCATGGCGGGCGTCCTGGGGCTGTCCTTCCTGTCGACGGGGAGCGGGTACTGAGCCTCCTGTCCGCCCGGTGACGTCGGGTCCTGGCTCGACGGTCGAGGACCCGCGCCGGCGGCCCGGCGGAGCCCCGCCGGGACCGGTCGCGCGGTCCTGCACGGTCCCACGACCTGGCGCGTGGTCCTTTCGTCCCGTGTGCGCCCCTACGATGACCTGAAGACCACCGGTCGCCCCGGCGACGAGGCTCGAGGGAAGGTGACGAGACGATGACCGTGCTCGACGACATCGTCGCCGGCGTCCGTGAGGACCTCGCCCAGCGCGAGGCGGCGACGCCCCTGGCCGCACTCAAGGAGCGGGCGGCACGTGCGCCCGAGGCCAAGGCGTGCGTGAACCGGCTGCGCGTCGCCGACGCGGTGACCGTGATCGCCGAGGTGAAGCGCTCGAGCCCCAGCCGGGGAGCGCTCGCCTCGATCGCGGACCCCGCGAAGCTCGCGGCGGAGTACGAGAAGGGCGGCGCGTCCGTCATCTCGGTGCTCACCGAGCAGCGGCGGTTCAACGGCACGCTCGCGGACCTCGACTCCGTGCGCGCGGCGGTCGACATCCCGGTGCTGCGCAAGGACTTCGTCGTCACGCCGTACCAGGTGTGGGAGGCGCGGGCGCACGGCGCCGACCTCGTGCTGCTGATCGTGGCGGCGCTCGAGCAGACGGTGCTCGAGTCGCTCGTCGAG
The Cellulomonas sp. NS3 DNA segment above includes these coding regions:
- a CDS encoding DUF2752 domain-containing protein; translated protein: MLPPLAVGGLTAAAVLVVGSVDPHRPGSYGVCPVYALTGMLCAGCGGLRATHDLAHGDLAGAWAMNPLWVLLVPVLVAAWATWLARRWRGVPDPAPGPAGPAGAARTTRRAAPGVLLVVVLVYSVARNVPALAPWLAP
- a CDS encoding DUF4190 domain-containing protein, translating into MTTPVEPTPDERATGPAAPSGPSGSAPDAAPVDLSKPRAAEQQPAAPGAEPAAPGVQPAPYGAAAPPYPAPAPYPAQPYAGQPYPGQPYPGQPYPGQPYPPAYAYPKNQLGVWSLVLGIVGIVVGCVFLTGIPAVILGNNAKRAVAAGEANNLGVAQAGIVLGWISIALGVVAVGFFVLYLVGMAGVLGLSFLSTGSGY
- the trpC gene encoding indole-3-glycerol phosphate synthase TrpC, with product MTVLDDIVAGVREDLAQREAATPLAALKERAARAPEAKACVNRLRVADAVTVIAEVKRSSPSRGALASIADPAKLAAEYEKGGASVISVLTEQRRFNGTLADLDSVRAAVDIPVLRKDFVVTPYQVWEARAHGADLVLLIVAALEQTVLESLVERVHSLGMTALVEVHDAEEVARAVDAGATVIGVNSRDLKTLDVDRGTFARVAPSIPAGIVKIAESGVRGPHDVMDYARAGADAVLVGEALVTDDAPRESVADLVAAGSHPSLRAVRQ
- a CDS encoding Trp biosynthesis-associated membrane protein — translated: MADAGPGAPGGTGDRAGRAPDGATPDAGAPAGTPSGAHEPDPATTAAKPGARRRGRTAGLLVLAALLTAASSVPVWLRATGSSAVRGEVDVPVTGTQAAPAVLAAAVALLAAAAAVGLVGRVGRWVVAGVVAAAGATVVVSALTVLGDPQGAARTVVAAVTGVGALAGPATPTPWPVVAVVVGVLDLLAAAVVVVSSRRWAAPTARYGTAEARGRGTAAPPPGPDDDRSAWDALSRGDDPT
- a CDS encoding DUF4190 domain-containing protein, producing the protein MSTPNEPQDPYAAGNQPEQPTTPGSPQYPSAPQYGAPQSGGYPQAPQYGNAPAYGGGYGGTYPKNNLGVWALVLGIVSFFLCSILTGIPAIIVGNKGRKAAAAGEANNGGLSLAGVILGWVSVAFFILTLIWLFALGGFAAYMESIDQLSTSTY
- a CDS encoding anthranilate synthase component I: MSTATTPPQAPAVQVPWGTTWPVLEEFRALAADRRVVPVVRRLLADDVTPVGLYRTLAQGRPGTFVLESAESDGTWSRYSFVGVRSRATLTSRDGRAVWTGDVPVGVPLDGAPLDVLAGTLEVLRTPAVPGLPPLTGGLVGALGWDIVRQWEPTLPAEAPDELGVPELTLCLASDLAVVDHVDGSVWLVANAINFDDTDERVDEAHADAVARLDAMQAALATPAPPATAVLADLAEPELEFRSTREEFEQAVRVGQEAIRDGEVFQIVLSQRLDLDCPAAPIDVYRVLRTINPSPYMYYLQLQDADGGDFAVVGSSPETLVKVTEGRVVTFPIAGSRPRAATPEADRELGEELLADPKERAEHIMLVDLSRNDLVKVCEPSSVEVLEFMAVKRFSHIMHICSTVVGQLRAGATALQTLTATFPAGTLSGAPKPRAIALIDEIEPARRGIYGGTVGYFDLAGDMDMAIAIRTALIRDGRASVQAGGGIVADSVPALEYEESRNKAAAAVRAVQVAARLRPATGG
- a CDS encoding HGxxPAAW family protein — translated: MAEHSVERRHTGSTPTGTHSNEVAYLPLSSPPRNHGHTTAAWTLVVLVLVGFTISALAVTFAVVWLFWAGLGVCLLGIIAGKVLQAMGHGQGGAATLAKQSGSGH